Proteins from a genomic interval of Chitinophagales bacterium:
- a CDS encoding cytochrome c3 family protein, whose amino-acid sequence MGNESTACLACHPTGDANESFNHDNTNFPLTGEHIGVACLDCQCVDCHQMDFDGSATNPNHTETLAGEHIVANRLCFMSYTDADWKPASFDIHNEYYPLNGAHAAIANECNLPQRRLQQHPQYLCGLCQTDFDNTTNPNHSQVGFSTDCATCHNENSWGTGNFDHDNTNFPLTGEHIGVACLDCHADGFAGTSTACVDCHQMDFDGSTNPNHTELNLPTDCVSCHTTDADWKPASFDIHNEYYPLNGAHAAIANDCATCHNGDYNNTPNTCVGCHQTDFDNTTNPNHSQVGFSTDCASCHNEQNWSERKLNDNQYFPIYSGEHDGEWSDCVDCHTNPNNFADSRNEQRTQWSEWVCV is encoded by the coding sequence ATGGGTAATGAAAGCACGGCTTGTTTGGCTTGCCATCCGACAGGGGATGCAAATGAATCATTTAACCACGACAACACGAATTTCCCATTGACGGGTGAACACATTGGAGTGGCTTGTTTGGACTGTCAATGTGTGGATTGTCACCAAATGGACTTTGATGGTTCGGCAACGAATCCGAACCACACCGAAACCTTGGCGGGTGAACACATTGTGGCCAACCGATTGTGTTTCATGTCATACACAGATGCCGATTGGAAACCCGCAAGTTTTGACATTCACAACGAATACTATCCATTAAATGGCGCGCATGCTGCAATCGCCAACGAGTGTAACTTGCCACAACGGCGATTACAACAACACCCCCAATACCTGTGTGGGTTGTGTCAAACAGATTTTGACAACACGACCAATCCGAACCACAGTCAAGTAGGGTTTTCAACAGATTGTGCAACATGTCACAATGAAAACAGCTGGGGAACAGGTAATTTTGACCACGACAACACGAATTTCCCATTGACGGGTGAACACATTGGAGTGGCTTGTTTGGATTGTCATGCAGATGGATTTGCAGGAACTTCCACGGCATGTGTGGATTGTCACCAAATGGATTTTGATGGTTCAACGAATCCGAACCACACCGAGTTGAACCTTCCAACCGATTGTGTTTCATGTCATACGACAGATGCCGATTGGAAACCCGCAAGTTTTGACATTCACAACGAATACTATCCATTAAATGGCGCACATGCTGCAATTGCCAACGACTGTGCGACTTGTCACAACGGAGATTACAACAACACCCCCAATACCTGTGTAGGTTGCCATCAAACAGATTTTGACAACACGACCAATCCGAACCACAGTCAAGTAGGGTTTTCAACAGATTGTGCTTCGTGTCACAATGAACAGAACTGGTCAGAGCGCAAACTGAACGACAATCAATACTTCCCGATTTATTCTGGGGAACATGATGGGGAATGGTCGGATTGTGTGGATTGCCACACGAACCCCAATAATTTTGCAGATTCCCGAAACGAACAACGAACACAATGGAGTGAATGGGTATGTGTATGA
- a CDS encoding patatin-like phospholipase family protein has product MNTLEVLRNIPYFKNLSLEAFEELHQKADIINLQCGKSLLSQGDTGDDIYVLLDGRLRAIRESKGSKVILGEISRGEIVGEMATLLGEKRNATIIAIRNSVLLKLKGADFTALLQQQQTSINQLIRTVVDRTKKTFVPKQKIISVAVVPLADNLNLEHFLPQLTQELQKYASTKLVSDASLQKTHPDIFKDENRVSSLLAKYEDEYDFLLYQTDSTWNDWTKHCVSRADKILIVANSKQSPEIGEFEAELLQTLQKTNQASWELILLHDSKAQKPKDTRFWLEKRNIARHYHIVPNDLKDIQRLSRFLTGNTIGVALSGGGFRAVSQAGILHAIMESGIPIDIIGGSSGGAFIGGGYACVDKPEDIPQIIQKGDALFKDSKVLTFPIVSLFSGKHFTNGMKGFFKDFRIEDLWIDYFCISLSLVSGKLIIHEEGPLWKTVRASTSVMGILPPVIENGECLVDGGLINSCPTNILVQKGAGKVIVINASTQSGIKVDNEFPPTISGWSLLARKLNPFNKKKIGPTILTNITQSMYMASNHLQDRVYADSNIDLFIVPPISEADSMTLDASVQLYEEGYQYGLSQVDNWKQQLNLS; this is encoded by the coding sequence ATGAATACTTTAGAAGTACTTAGAAACATTCCTTATTTCAAAAATTTATCTTTGGAAGCCTTTGAGGAATTACATCAAAAAGCAGACATTATCAACCTTCAATGTGGGAAATCCCTGCTCAGTCAAGGAGATACAGGAGACGACATCTATGTATTATTAGATGGAAGACTTAGAGCCATTAGGGAAAGCAAAGGAAGTAAGGTCATATTGGGAGAAATTAGCAGGGGTGAAATTGTAGGAGAAATGGCGACATTGTTGGGAGAAAAACGAAACGCTACGATTATTGCTATTCGAAATTCGGTATTACTAAAACTGAAGGGGGCGGATTTTACTGCCTTACTCCAACAACAACAAACATCTATTAATCAGCTGATTCGCACAGTGGTAGATCGTACCAAAAAAACATTTGTTCCCAAACAAAAAATCATTTCTGTTGCAGTCGTACCTCTAGCAGATAATCTAAATTTGGAGCATTTTCTACCTCAACTGACCCAAGAACTACAAAAATATGCCTCAACCAAACTTGTATCAGATGCCAGTTTGCAGAAGACGCATCCTGATATTTTCAAAGATGAAAATAGGGTTTCCTCTTTGCTGGCGAAATATGAAGATGAATATGATTTTTTGCTTTATCAAACAGATAGCACTTGGAATGATTGGACGAAACACTGCGTTTCTCGGGCAGATAAGATACTCATTGTCGCAAATAGCAAACAATCTCCAGAAATAGGTGAATTCGAAGCAGAACTCTTGCAAACACTCCAAAAAACGAATCAAGCCAGTTGGGAATTGATTTTATTGCACGACTCTAAAGCACAAAAACCCAAGGATACACGGTTTTGGTTAGAAAAACGAAATATAGCACGGCATTACCACATTGTACCCAATGACTTAAAAGACATTCAAAGATTGTCTAGGTTTTTAACAGGAAACACCATTGGAGTTGCCCTGAGCGGAGGGGGTTTTCGGGCAGTTTCACAAGCAGGCATTCTCCATGCAATCATGGAATCGGGCATACCCATCGACATTATTGGAGGAAGTTCGGGCGGTGCTTTTATTGGAGGAGGATATGCTTGTGTGGATAAGCCTGAAGATATTCCCCAAATAATCCAAAAAGGAGATGCCCTATTTAAGGATTCAAAAGTGCTTACTTTCCCAATTGTTTCCTTGTTTTCGGGCAAGCATTTTACGAATGGTATGAAGGGTTTTTTCAAGGATTTTAGGATAGAAGATCTTTGGATTGATTATTTCTGCATCTCATTGAGTCTCGTTTCAGGGAAACTAATAATTCATGAAGAAGGGCCCTTATGGAAAACCGTTAGAGCAAGCACCTCAGTTATGGGTATTCTCCCTCCTGTGATTGAAAATGGCGAGTGTTTGGTAGATGGAGGCTTAATTAACTCTTGTCCTACCAATATCTTGGTACAAAAAGGAGCAGGCAAGGTCATTGTTATCAATGCTTCTACCCAGAGTGGCATCAAGGTAGATAATGAATTCCCTCCCACTATATCGGGATGGAGTTTGTTAGCAAGAAAACTAAATCCTTTCAATAAAAAGAAAATCGGACCGACTATCCTCACCAATATCACACAGTCTATGTATATGGCTTCTAATCACTTGCAAGACAGGGTGTATGCAGACTCCAATATAGATTTGTTTATTGTTCCTCCAATAAGCGAGGCGGATTCTATGACACTGGATGCTAGCGTCCAATTATACGAGGAAGGCTATCAATATGGTTTGTCACAAGTAGATAATTGGAAGCAACAATTGAATCTTTCTTAA
- a CDS encoding cytochrome c3 family protein, which yields MACLDCHADGFAGTSTACVDCHQMDFDGAMNPNHTTLGLSTDCATCHTTDADWMPASFAVHDDFYALNGAHAVIANDCVDCHNGDYNNTPNTCVGCHQADYDGANDPDHSAAGFPTNCTDCHSQTAWEPATFNHDAQYFPIYSGEHEDEWDACVDCHTNPSNYAIFSCLGCHLPNQTNNDHDEVNGYQYQSNACLACHPDGDD from the coding sequence GTGGCGTGTTTGGACTGTCATGCAGATGGATTTGCAGGAACTTCCACGGCATGTGTGGATTGTCACCAAATGGATTTTGATGGGGCAATGAATCCGAACCACACGACATTGGGACTTTCAACGGATTGTGCGACTTGTCATACCACAGATGCAGATTGGATGCCAGCGAGTTTTGCAGTACACGATGATTTTTATGCCTTGAATGGAGCGCATGCGGTGATTGCCAACGATTGTGTGGATTGCCACAATGGAGACTACAACAATACGCCCAATACTTGTGTGGGTTGTCATCAGGCGGATTATGATGGTGCGAATGATCCTGACCACTCGGCAGCAGGATTTCCTACCAATTGTACGGATTGTCATAGTCAAACGGCATGGGAACCAGCAACTTTTAACCATGATGCACAATATTTCCCTATCTATTCAGGTGAGCATGAAGATGAGTGGGATGCCTGTGTGGATTGTCACACGAACCCTAGCAATTATGCGATATTCAGTTGTTTGGGTTGTCATTTGCCGAACCAAACGAACAATGATCATGATGAGGTCAATGGATATCAGTATCAAAGCAATGCTTGTTTGGCTTGCCATCCTGATGGAGATGATTAG
- a CDS encoding GW dipeptide domain-containing protein, with amino-acid sequence MKYNSLRLILMVTVIVGTAIGCQNQPKVIAPANNATEMSGQQSTGIFSEEENEANTETLTTSADNTTPSSSIGNDMHTVFVEEVLPTSKYVYLNVREGEEKFWIATLKQEVQVGETYFYRGGLLKTNFESKEYNRIFDKVYLVSKIVPANHGGGQSNMEKGTIETHSVEESLPNENPSTKNAAIENSNRNITKEGSTKIAEIVANPAKYDGKMVQISGECVKVNPNIMGRNWIHLKDGSKDEYDFVVTSILQVQEGQVVTMKGTLNLNRDFGAGYRYDLIVEDGTVVE; translated from the coding sequence ATGAAATACAATAGTTTGAGATTAATATTAATGGTTACAGTGATTGTAGGAACTGCAATAGGCTGCCAGAACCAACCAAAAGTAATCGCTCCAGCCAATAATGCCACAGAGATGAGCGGACAACAAAGCACAGGTATTTTTTCGGAAGAAGAAAATGAAGCGAACACAGAAACACTCACTACTTCTGCCGATAATACCACACCTTCATCTTCTATTGGTAATGACATGCACACGGTATTTGTGGAAGAAGTGTTGCCAACCTCCAAATATGTGTATCTAAATGTGAGAGAGGGAGAAGAAAAATTTTGGATTGCAACGCTAAAACAAGAGGTGCAAGTGGGCGAAACCTATTTTTACCGAGGTGGTTTGCTGAAAACCAATTTTGAAAGTAAAGAATACAACCGAATCTTTGACAAGGTGTATTTGGTATCGAAGATTGTGCCTGCAAATCATGGAGGTGGTCAAAGCAATATGGAAAAAGGAACGATTGAAACACATAGCGTTGAAGAGTCTTTACCAAATGAAAATCCAAGTACCAAAAACGCTGCAATTGAAAACTCCAATCGGAACATCACCAAAGAAGGTTCAACCAAAATTGCGGAAATCGTGGCGAACCCTGCAAAATACGACGGGAAAATGGTGCAAATCAGTGGTGAATGTGTGAAGGTTAACCCCAACATTATGGGCCGCAATTGGATTCACCTCAAGGATGGCAGCAAGGATGAGTACGATTTTGTGGTGACTTCGATTCTGCAAGTACAAGAGGGACAAGTGGTAACGATGAAGGGCACGCTGAACTTGAATAGGGATTTTGGAGCAGGGTATCGGTATGACTTGATAGTGGAGGATGGAACGGTAGTGGAGTAA
- a CDS encoding cytochrome c3 family protein has translation MACLDCHADGFAGTSTACVDCHQMDFDGAMNPNHTTLGLSTDCATCHTTDADWMPATFAIHDDFYALNGAHAAIANDCATCHNGDYNNTPNTCVGCHQTDFDSTTDPDHSAAGFSTDCATCHSETASSTFDHDNLYFPIYSGEHDGEWSDCVDCHTNPNNFAEFTCTSCHTNPETDIATRTPKRQRTYRRGITTKVQPVWRVTRQVPTFDHDNTNFPLAGEHIGVACLDCHADGFAGTSTACVDCHQMDFDGAMNPNHTTLGLSTDCATCHTTDADWMPATFAIDFYALNGRQLRMIVQHVTTILQQYTKFVTKQTLTAPHPDHSAAGFSTDCATCQ, from the coding sequence GTGGCGTGTTTGGACTGTCATGCAGATGGATTTGCAGGAACTTCCACGGCATGTGTGGATTGTCACCAAATGGATTTTGATGGGGCAATGAATCCGAACCACACGACATTGGGACTTTCAACGGATTGTGCGACTTGTCATACCACAGATGCAGATTGGATGCCAGCGACTTTTGCAATACACGATGATTTTTATGCCTTGAATGGAGCGCATGCTGCAATTGCGAATGATTGTGCAACATGTCACAACGGCGATTACAACAATACACCAAATACTTGTGTGGGTTGTCACCAAACAGACTTTGACAGCACCACCGACCCTGACCACTCGGCAGCAGGATTCTCAACGGATTGTGCGACATGCCACAGTGAAACGGCTTCAAGCACATTTGACCACGATAATTTGTACTTCCCGATTTATTCAGGCGAACACGATGGCGAGTGGTCGGACTGTGTGGATTGCCACACCAACCCCAATAATTTTGCAGAGTTTACTTGTACTTCTTGCCACACGAACCCCGAAACGGACATTGCCACACGAACCCCGAAACGACAACGAACATACAGGCGTGGGATTACCACGAAAGTACAGCCTGTTTGGCGTGTCACCCGACAAGTTCCGACATTTGACCACGACAACACCAATTTCCCATTGGCGGGTGAACACATTGGCGTGGCGTGTTTGGACTGTCATGCAGATGGATTTGCAGGAACTTCCACGGCATGTGTGGATTGTCACCAAATGGATTTTGATGGGGCAATGAATCCGAACCACACGACATTGGGACTTTCAACGGATTGTGCGACTTGTCATACCACAGATGCAGATTGGATGCCAGCGACTTTTGCAATTGATTTTTATGCCTTGAATGGGCGACAATTGCGAATGATTGTGCAACATGTCACAACGATATTACAACAATACACCAAATTTGTGACCAAACAGACTTTGACAGCACCACACCCTGACCACTCGGCAGCAGGATTCTCAACGGATTGTGCGACATGCCAGTGA
- the folE gene encoding GTP cyclohydrolase I FolE codes for MKSSNSIISENGKHLPLNGKNIEGMKALNGQHKCECAHSSNEDDESDLIGDSHFFTSLNTPLRIDAFELDDTNKIAQIAEHFESIMNILGLDLTDDSLKGTPRRVAKMYVKEIFSGLNPANKPAYTLFENKYEYDEMLVERNITFHSNCEHHFVPIIGKAHVAYIPGNKVIGLSKINRIVQYFAKRPQVQERLTIQIANELRTALETDDVAVMLEADHACVITRGIGDVNSSTVSSKYYGKFNDPAIRREFLLSIHNK; via the coding sequence ATGAAATCAAGCAATTCAATTATTAGTGAAAATGGGAAGCACCTACCTCTAAATGGAAAGAATATCGAAGGAATGAAGGCTTTAAATGGGCAACATAAATGCGAATGTGCTCATTCCTCCAATGAAGACGACGAATCTGATTTGATAGGAGATAGCCATTTTTTCACTTCTTTAAACACTCCATTACGCATCGATGCCTTTGAATTAGACGATACCAATAAAATTGCTCAAATAGCGGAGCACTTTGAAAGTATCATGAATATCCTCGGCTTAGATTTGACAGATGACAGCTTGAAGGGGACACCAAGAAGAGTAGCCAAAATGTATGTCAAGGAAATATTTAGTGGTTTGAATCCTGCGAATAAACCTGCTTATACACTTTTTGAAAACAAGTACGAATACGATGAAATGTTGGTAGAAAGAAACATTACTTTTCACTCCAACTGTGAACATCATTTTGTACCCATTATCGGAAAAGCCCACGTTGCCTACATCCCTGGTAATAAAGTAATAGGCTTGTCCAAAATCAACCGAATTGTCCAGTATTTCGCCAAACGCCCTCAGGTTCAAGAACGATTGACCATACAAATCGCCAATGAACTACGCACAGCCTTGGAAACTGACGATGTAGCAGTAATGTTAGAAGCAGACCACGCCTGCGTTATCACAAGAGGGATTGGAGATGTGAACAGTAGCACTGTAAGTTCTAAATATTATGGAAAATTTAACGATCCCGCTATCCGTAGAGAATTTTTGCTGTCTATTCACAACAAATAA
- a CDS encoding FAD-dependent oxidoreductase, which produces MEQFPFSEISTWLSEPKDLCPSLQSDIRTDVVIVGGGYTGLYTAIGLREAGINVVVLEQDFVGAGGSGRNSGYVDGLIGKDYPSLLKIYKKERARELCNFAKEGVLKVEDFIKKHKIPCDYEPNGNIMAAVHPKQIKKLKTVVAAGEGLGLDFTFLSQEEMEERGMPQAFIAGLFDPVGGFLNPGLLVSHLRRIALEKGVQLYEKTAVLELRDSSPVVARCKGGTVTADQAVLATNVYTHALGWKKRLMSPVCAGMFETEPLSDEQMAAIGGWEGREGIYTAHEQLENYRLTANNSLIVGGKHIKIPFGNHLTNTYIPEVFTAIEGMFRERFPELVGLKVKTFWGGWIGIAMDFMPDLGKVGKHQNIHYGLGFSGHGIPHTCLMGELLTEQIQGKEHPLAKVLKRRVLPVPPEPFKWLGTKAISGILSGIDGVTDKQVRKMNRTSIH; this is translated from the coding sequence ATGGAACAATTTCCCTTTAGTGAAATCAGCACTTGGCTATCAGAACCTAAAGATTTATGTCCTTCCCTTCAATCGGATATCAGAACCGATGTGGTCATTGTGGGAGGAGGCTATACTGGACTTTACACAGCTATCGGGCTTCGTGAAGCAGGCATTAATGTTGTCGTATTGGAGCAAGATTTTGTGGGCGCAGGAGGCAGTGGCCGCAATTCGGGCTATGTAGATGGTTTGATAGGAAAAGATTACCCTTCCTTGTTGAAAATCTACAAAAAGGAAAGAGCGAGAGAACTCTGCAATTTTGCAAAAGAAGGGGTATTGAAGGTAGAGGATTTTATCAAAAAACACAAGATTCCCTGTGATTATGAACCCAATGGAAACATCATGGCTGCCGTACATCCCAAGCAAATCAAAAAGCTAAAAACTGTTGTGGCAGCAGGAGAAGGTTTGGGATTGGATTTTACCTTTCTGAGTCAGGAAGAAATGGAGGAAAGAGGAATGCCTCAAGCCTTTATAGCAGGTTTGTTCGATCCTGTGGGCGGTTTTTTGAATCCTGGATTGTTGGTCAGCCATTTGCGGAGAATTGCCTTGGAAAAGGGAGTACAATTGTATGAAAAAACAGCAGTATTGGAATTGAGAGACTCCAGCCCTGTGGTGGCTCGCTGCAAAGGAGGAACCGTCACGGCAGACCAAGCAGTATTGGCAACCAACGTCTATACCCATGCTTTGGGTTGGAAAAAACGATTGATGTCCCCTGTTTGTGCAGGTATGTTTGAAACAGAACCGCTCTCTGATGAACAAATGGCAGCCATTGGAGGATGGGAAGGTCGTGAAGGCATTTACACAGCACACGAACAATTGGAGAATTACCGATTGACTGCTAATAACTCGCTTATTGTAGGAGGTAAACACATTAAAATTCCCTTTGGCAATCATTTGACCAATACCTACATTCCAGAAGTATTTACAGCGATTGAAGGGATGTTCAGAGAGCGTTTTCCAGAATTGGTGGGTTTGAAAGTCAAAACTTTTTGGGGAGGTTGGATTGGTATTGCCATGGATTTTATGCCTGATTTGGGGAAAGTCGGCAAGCATCAAAACATTCACTATGGTCTCGGTTTTTCAGGACATGGCATTCCGCATACCTGCTTGATGGGAGAGTTGCTCACCGAACAAATTCAAGGAAAAGAACACCCCTTGGCGAAAGTTTTGAAAAGGCGTGTGCTTCCCGTTCCTCCAGAACCTTTCAAATGGCTGGGGACCAAAGCTATATCTGGAATATTGAGTGGCATAGATGGAGTGACAGACAAGCAAGTAAGAAAAATGAATCGCACGTCCATTCATTGA
- a CDS encoding cytochrome c3 family protein, whose translation MGLQQYAQCVGCHQTDYDGANDPDHSAAGFSTDCATCHSETAWDTFDHDNLYFPIYSGEHDGEWSDCVDCHTNPNNFAEFTCTSCHTNPETDNEHTGVGGYTYESTACLACHPTGDSDTAFDHDNTNFPLTNTLAWRVWTVMQMDLQELPRHVWIVTKWILMGQ comes from the coding sequence ATGGGACTACAACAATACGCCCAATGTGTGGGTTGTCATCAAACGGATTATGATGGTGCCAATGATCCTGACCACTCGGCAGCAGGATTCTCAACGGATTGTGCGACATGCCACAGTGAAACGGCTTGGGACACATTTGACCACGATAATTTGTACTTCCCGATTTATTCAGGCGAACACGATGGCGAGTGGTCGGACTGTGTGGATTGCCACACCAACCCCAATAATTTTGCAGAGTTTACTTGTACTTCTTGCCACACGAACCCCGAAACGGACAACGAACATACAGGCGTGGGAGGTTACACTTACGAAAGTACAGCCTGTTTGGCGTGTCACCCGACAGGGGATTCCGACACGGCATTTGACCACGACAACACCAATTTCCCATTGACGAACACATTGGCGTGGCGTGTTTGGACTGTCATGCAGATGGATTTGCAGGAACTTCCACGGCATGTGTGGATTGTCACCAAATGGATTTTGATGGGGCAATGA
- a CDS encoding cytochrome c3 family protein: MQIPETNNEHNGVNGYVYESTACLACHPTGDSDTAFDHDNTNFPLTGEHIGVACLDCHADGFAGTSTACVDCHQMDFNGSVNPNHTELNLPTDCVSCHTTDADWKPASFDIHNEYYPLNGAHAAIANDCATCHNGDYNNTPNTCVGCHQTDFDNTTNPNHSQVGFSTDCASCHNEQNWSEANFDHDNQYFPIYSGEHDGEWSDCVDCHTNPNNFAEFTCTTCHANPETNNEHNGVNGYVYESTACLACHPTGDSNTAFDHDNTNFPLTGEHIGVACLDCHADGFAGTSTALWIVTKWILMEQNPNHTLGLSTDCATCHTTDADWMPASFAVHDDFYP; the protein is encoded by the coding sequence TTGCAGATTCCCGAAACGAACAACGAACACAATGGAGTGAATGGGTATGTGTATGAAAGCACGGCTTGTTTGGCTTGCCATCCAACGGGTGATTCCGATACGGCATTTGACCACGACAACACGAATTTCCCATTGACGGGTGAACACATTGGCGTGGCGTGTTTGGATTGTCATGCAGATGGATTTGCAGGAACTTCCACGGCATGTGTGGATTGTCACCAAATGGACTTCAATGGTTCGGTAAATCCCAACCACACCGAGTTGAACCTTCCAACCGATTGTGTTTCATGTCATACGACAGATGCCGATTGGAAACCCGCAAGTTTTGACATTCACAACGAATACTATCCATTAAATGGCGCACATGCTGCAATTGCCAATGACTGTGCAACGTGCCACAATGGAGATTACAACAACACCCCCAATACCTGTGTAGGTTGTCATCAAACAGATTTTGACAACACGACCAATCCGAACCACAGTCAAGTAGGATTTTCAACCGATTGCGCTTCGTGTCACAATGAACAGAACTGGTCAGAGGCAAACTTCGACCACGACAATCAATACTTCCCGATTTATTCGGGCGAACATGATGGGGAATGGTCGGATTGTGTGGACTGCCACACGAACCCCAATAATTTTGCAGAGTTTACCTGTACGACCTGTCACGCCAATCCCGAAACGAACAACGAACACAATGGAGTGAATGGGTATGTGTATGAAAGCACGGCTTGTTTGGCTTGCCATCCGACAGGGGATTCAAATACGGCATTTGACCACGACAACACCAATTTCCCATTGACGGGTGAACACATTGGCGTGGCTTGTTTGGACTGTCATGCAGATGGATTTGCAGGAACTTCCACGGCATTGTGGATTGTCACCAAATGGATTTTGATGGAACAGAATCCGAACCACACATTGGGACTTTCAACGGATTGTGCGACTTGTCACACCACAGATGCAGATTGGATGCCAGCAAGTTTTGCAGTGCATGATGATTTTTATCCATGA